Genomic DNA from Pseudofrancisella aestuarii:
TTTAAAAGAGGTTTTACAATAATAATCATCACTATGGCTCTTGCTATCCTATATGGTTATTTTGAAGATAACTTTAATTATATTGAACTCTATGCTTTAGCCTTTGCTATACCTTTCTTTATGGCAAATATTTTACAGTCCTTTTTTGTAGCTAAAAGATTGGTAGTTTTTGCCAACCTTATTCAATTAGGATTACGAATCTTAATGTTAATATCAATCTCAGCTTTCTTAGCTCTAAGTCTTCAAAATGTAACCTCCTTAGTTGCTTCGATGTTTATACTAATGTTTTTTTATATATTCATTATATGGTCAAAGCAAATAGTGAAGTTTAACTTTAAGAGCCTAAAGCCAATAGGAAGTAATATGTCTTTTGCCTTAATGCAATGGGGACTATTATTGCTTTCTCAAGTAGATATATTAATATTAAAAGGTATATCCTCTGCTCAGGATATAGCGATATTTGGTGTCGCATTACAACTAAGTGCTCTAGTAGCTTTTGTTTTAAATGCAGTCAACTCAAACGTACTCTCACATATAGCTGACGATTATAAAAACTGTCCTAGAGAAGAGTTTCAAAAGAGAGTTACATCATATACTAAGATTATATTTTTCTTATCACTCATAGCTATAATTGGGTTACTAATTTTTGGCTACCCAATAACTTTATTGTATGGAAGCAAATATATTCCATCATATTATGTTTTCTGTATATTAATGATAGGCCAATTAATAAATATTTTATCTGGATGTGTTGCTACTATTTTAAATATGGCTGGTTTTGAGAAAAATACTTGCGTGGCTTTTTATATCGCTCTAACTATAAATGTAATTTTAGGTATAATCCTGACAAATTTTTATGGAATATACGGCTTAGCAATAGCATCTTCAATTTCTATGGCATATTGGAATATGCATTTATTGATTGAGGTAATGTTAAAGATTAAAGTAAACCCCACTATTATAAAGGGGCTAAATAGATTTATAAAATAAAATTAAAAACCGCCATTATCTACTGTTTGCTTAGTAGACTGTCCAGCCTTTTCTAAAGTGTTACCTGCAGCATTTCCTACATCTTGAGTTTTATTTTCTGCAGCATTCCCTACATCTGTTGCTGTATCTTTAGTAGCATCCCATGCATCTGTAGTTGTATCTTTTGTAGCATCCCATGCATTTGAACTTGTATCTTTAGTAGCATCCCACGCATCTGAACCTTTATCTTTAGCAACACCCCAAACATTTGATGCCGAGTTTTTAGTAGCTCCCCATGCATTAGATGCTGTATCTTTAGTAGCTCCCCAAACATTTGATGCAGACTCTTTAGTAGCTCCCCATGTATCACTAGCATCTGCATTTACAAACAATGGCAAACTTATAACACAACAAACACCAGCTAATACTAACTTTTTAGTTTTACTCATACTACATACTCCTATTGCTTATATGCTATATATTTTATCATATTACTAATAACTGGATTAAGCTTATTTTTATATAATACTATCTTTCAACATTTTGTATTTTGAATGCTATAATTTAGCAGTAGTGGAATTAAACCTATATAAGATCAATTTTTGAGAGATAGATGTCTACAGATATATCAAAAGAAAATAAAAAAACTGCTAGTTCATGGTTAAGACACATATCAAAACCAGCTAAAAAATGGATAAATTTAACTGTATTAATAAGTTTTACAAGTGGTTTATTATTAATTGGTCAACTATATTTATTAGCACATATTTCTTATGAAGCTTATATTAAACAACACACACTAAATCAGCTTATTAACTATTTTATAGGAATAATAATTATTGTTATTTTAAGAGCTATACTTAGTTGGGCTAAGGAGATTGTAAGTTATAAAGCTGCTTCAATAGTGAAAAAGCAACTTAGAGAAGACCTTATAGAACATATAAATAAATTAGGTCCAATAAAAATATCTAAAATGTCTAGTGCTGAGCTTACGAGTACTGTCATGGAACAAGTTGAAGGATTAACAGGATTTTTAACAAAATTTTTACCACAAATAACCCTTTCTGGACTTATGCCGTTAGCTATCTTAGTTTTCATTTTTCCTCAAAGTATAGTCTGTGGTGTAATACTATTAATATGTGCTCCTTTAATTCCTTTATTTATGATAATTGTTGGTTTAGGTGCAGAGTCAGAAAGCCAAAAACATTTTAAAACCCTGGCTAGAATGAGCAGCACTTTTCTAGATACTTTGAGAGGATTAACAACTTTAAAACTTTTTGGAAAAAGTAAATCACAAAGCCAAAAAATATTCGAAGCTTCTGATGTATATCGTATAAGAACCATGAAAGTTCTAAGAATTGCTTTTTTATCTTCAGGCATCTTAGAAATGTTCTCTGCAGCCTCTATTGCTATTGTTGCAGTATATTTAGGTATGGGATTCATTAATGCTGGAGAAAATAATAATATTTGGTGGGCTCTGAATAACATGACGCTACAAGGAGCTTTATTTATATTACTATTAGCTCCAGAGTTTTTTATGCCTCTTAGAGAACTTAGCACTCACTATCATGCGAAAGCAGAAGCTATAGGTGCAGCTCTAGAAATTGCAAAAGTCTTTGAAATAACAGCTATGGATAATAATAAAAAAACTCCCATAGCAGATTCTATTAATAAAATTACCATAAAAGATTTAGAGGTTATGTATGATGATAAAACTGCCCTAGACAAAATCAGCATATCAATAAAAGATAAAGAAAAAGTCGCTATCGTTGGTGCAAGTGGTGCTGGCAAAACAACATTAATAAATACAATCCTTGGATTTATAGATTATGAAGGATCAATTAATATTAATGATAAACAAGAGCTAAGAGAGATAGATGAAAAATCTTGGCTAAAAAATATTTCTTGGCTTGGACAAAATGCGACTTTATTTAAAGGTTCTATAAAAGATAACTTACTAATAGCAAATAAAAATGCCTCTGATGAAGACCTAAATAGCGCTTTAGAAAAAGCTAACCTTCTAGCTTTTATAAACTCTTTGCCTTTAGGAATAAATACTGAAATTGGAGAGCAAAATATAGGTTTATCAGGAGGGCAAGCTCAAAGACTAGCCTTAGCTAGAGCATATTTAAAACAACATCAATTACTTATATTAGATGAGCCAACAGCTAGTCTTGATAAAGAAAGTGAAGGAAAAATTATTAACTCTTTAAAAGATTCTTGGCAAGAGAAAACTGTGATAATCCTGACTCATAAATTAAGCTTCTTAAATTGTGTTGATAATATTATCGTGCTCGATGAAGGAAAGATTATACAACAAGGATCATTTAATGATCTTGTAAATGATCAAGATGGAGCATTTTATGGTTTTTATAAAAATGAGGTGACCGAATGAAAAACCTTTTACCTTTTATAAAACTTTTCAGAAATCAGTCTCAGTGGATGTTATTTGGGACATTGCTTGCTTGGTCAGCTATACTGATGGGGATTGGACTGATGTCTCTATCTGGCTGGTTTATTTCATACACAGGCTATTTAGCAACTACAAGTTATGCTGTTGCATCAACATTTAATTTCTTTTATCCTGCTGCTGGGGTCAGAACATTTTCTCTAGGTAGAATCGTCTCTCGTTATGGTGAAAGAGTTTTTACTCATGAAGCAACTTTTAAGATTCTTTCTGACATAAGAGTATGGTTTTACAAAAAACTTGAACCCTTAGCGCCTTCTCACCTACTCAAGTATAAAAGTGGAGATCTCCTAGGTAGACTTGTAAATGATGTTGCAGCATTAGACAATCTATATGTAAGGATCATTTCTCCTACTATAGTTTTTATTTTAGCTTGTTTATCTATTTCTATTTTATTTTGCTTTTTCAGTATTAAACTAGCTTTGACAACTCTAATCCTAAGCCTAATAACTGGCTTTGGGACACCATTCATAAGTGACCTATTAGCTCGTAAAAAATCTCAGCAATTAAATGAAAATAGTTCAGCTCTAAAAACTCAAGTAGTTGAGCATATATCTTCTTTAGCTGAACTTAAAATTTTTGATTTAGATGGTTATCACTTTAATAAAATTAAAGAGCAAAACTCTGAACTTATAAATAGTGAAATAAAGCTAAGTACAGTCTCTGGTACTGGTGCAGCCATTATGACTTTTTGTCTAGGTTTTATAATAATAGTTACTACAATGATAGCTGTATCGCTAGTTGAAAGTGGTCTTTTAAACGGAGCATTTATAGCCTTAATATTTTTGGGAATTCTTGCGTTATTTGAGTCAATTATGCCTCTTCCATTAGCTTATCAATATTTAGGAAAAACGATATCTGCTGCGAAAAGAATACTTAAAATAACAAACTCTAAACCTGACATCATTTTCGATAATTCAAATTATATTCAATTAGAATCTTATGATATAAGCTTTAAAGATGTAGATTTTGGATACACTAATGACAATTTAATTTTAAAAGATTTTAATTTAGAAATAGAAGATCAACAAAAAATAGCCTTATTCGCACCTACAGGATCAGGAAAATCTACAATAGTAAATTTACTAGCTAGATTTTGGGATATCAATAAGGGCTTTTTAACTATTTGTGAGCACTCTATAAAAGATTTTAGTGAGAGTCAACTTAGAGATATGATGACCATAATAAATCAATCTCCTCATATATTTAATGGAGGTATTAGAGAAAATTTACTATTAGCAAATGATAAAGCAACTGATGAACAATTATGGAATGCTTTAGAAAAAGTATATATGAAAGATTATGTCCTATCACTTAAAAATGGTTTAGATACATGGACTGGTGAGTATGGTAAACACCTTTCTGGAGGACAACAAAAAAGGATAGCGTTAGCTAGAGCATTTTTAAGAGAGTCTCCAATTTTGATTATGGATGAACCAACAGAGGGCTTAGATAAAGAAACAGAAGTAAAAGTTTTTGAAAATATTAAAACTCTAATGCAAAATAAGACTGTCATATTTATAACTCATAATAAGAATTTACTTAAAAATTTTGATATAATTATTAAGCTTTAATCTAATAAAACTGTAAAATGAGTCATATAAAATATAGAAAAGATATCGATGGCTTACGAGCTTTAGCTATTATTCCAGTGATCTTATTTCATTTAGACATTAGCTGGATTCGAGGAGGCTTCTTAGGTGTTGACATTTTCTTTGTAATATCGGGATATCTTATTTCTTCAATTATTCTTAGAGATCTTAAAACAGGTACTTTTTCTATTAAGAATTTCTACCTTAGAAGAATACGAAGAATATCTCCAGCGCTAATAACAGTTCTTTTAGTTTCTTCTATTTTCGCATGGATAGTTCTTTTACCACAAGATCTTCTAACGTATGCAAAATCAGTAATAAGCACTATTCTATCTGTTTCAAACTTATTCTTTTTTTACACTCTAAATTTTGGATACTTTAGTTCTGACTCAAATGTTATACCTTTACTACATACTTGGTCTCTTGGTATTGAAGAGCAGTTTTATTTTTTTTGGCCTATAATACTTATTATAGTTTTCAAATTTAAATTAAATTCAAGTAAAAAACTTTTCTTTATTTGCTTATCTCTTTTAATCATTTCTCTTATTTTATATTTCTTTTCTGATGCTCAATACTATTACTTTCCTCTAACAAGAGCTTTTGAGTTATTATTTGGTTGTCTTATTGCAATAATAATCAATTTAGGCAAACCCAAATTTCCTAAAAATGAGAAAACAAATAGTTTTTTTAGTTTCATCTGTTTTCTTTTTATAATAATTTCATTATTTGCAGATGTGAAGTATGGTAGTGTTTGGCCAGTTATTATATGTATAGGCACCGCAGGATTTATATATCTAGG
This window encodes:
- a CDS encoding oligosaccharide flippase family protein, translating into MIKRILNNHILSKSLLTMFVQALGQGCAFITAILLARSISMTDYGYYIFGITLATILAVIATMGAGGILARTWGRSDKQGFERDQETFETHNWYFKRGFTIIIITMALAILYGYFEDNFNYIELYALAFAIPFFMANILQSFFVAKRLVVFANLIQLGLRILMLISISAFLALSLQNVTSLVASMFILMFFYIFIIWSKQIVKFNFKSLKPIGSNMSFALMQWGLLLLSQVDILILKGISSAQDIAIFGVALQLSALVAFVLNAVNSNVLSHIADDYKNCPREEFQKRVTSYTKIIFFLSLIAIIGLLIFGYPITLLYGSKYIPSYYVFCILMIGQLINILSGCVATILNMAGFEKNTCVAFYIALTINVILGIILTNFYGIYGLAIASSISMAYWNMHLLIEVMLKIKVNPTIIKGLNRFIK
- the cydD gene encoding heme ABC transporter permease/ATP-binding protein CydD, with the translated sequence MSTDISKENKKTASSWLRHISKPAKKWINLTVLISFTSGLLLIGQLYLLAHISYEAYIKQHTLNQLINYFIGIIIIVILRAILSWAKEIVSYKAASIVKKQLREDLIEHINKLGPIKISKMSSAELTSTVMEQVEGLTGFLTKFLPQITLSGLMPLAILVFIFPQSIVCGVILLICAPLIPLFMIIVGLGAESESQKHFKTLARMSSTFLDTLRGLTTLKLFGKSKSQSQKIFEASDVYRIRTMKVLRIAFLSSGILEMFSAASIAIVAVYLGMGFINAGENNNIWWALNNMTLQGALFILLLAPEFFMPLRELSTHYHAKAEAIGAALEIAKVFEITAMDNNKKTPIADSINKITIKDLEVMYDDKTALDKISISIKDKEKVAIVGASGAGKTTLINTILGFIDYEGSININDKQELREIDEKSWLKNISWLGQNATLFKGSIKDNLLIANKNASDEDLNSALEKANLLAFINSLPLGINTEIGEQNIGLSGGQAQRLALARAYLKQHQLLILDEPTASLDKESEGKIINSLKDSWQEKTVIILTHKLSFLNCVDNIIVLDEGKIIQQGSFNDLVNDQDGAFYGFYKNEVTE
- the cydC gene encoding heme ABC transporter ATP-binding protein/permease CydC, giving the protein MKNLLPFIKLFRNQSQWMLFGTLLAWSAILMGIGLMSLSGWFISYTGYLATTSYAVASTFNFFYPAAGVRTFSLGRIVSRYGERVFTHEATFKILSDIRVWFYKKLEPLAPSHLLKYKSGDLLGRLVNDVAALDNLYVRIISPTIVFILACLSISILFCFFSIKLALTTLILSLITGFGTPFISDLLARKKSQQLNENSSALKTQVVEHISSLAELKIFDLDGYHFNKIKEQNSELINSEIKLSTVSGTGAAIMTFCLGFIIIVTTMIAVSLVESGLLNGAFIALIFLGILALFESIMPLPLAYQYLGKTISAAKRILKITNSKPDIIFDNSNYIQLESYDISFKDVDFGYTNDNLILKDFNLEIEDQQKIALFAPTGSGKSTIVNLLARFWDINKGFLTICEHSIKDFSESQLRDMMTIINQSPHIFNGGIRENLLLANDKATDEQLWNALEKVYMKDYVLSLKNGLDTWTGEYGKHLSGGQQKRIALARAFLRESPILIMDEPTEGLDKETEVKVFENIKTLMQNKTVIFITHNKNLLKNFDIIIKL